A stretch of the Janthinobacterium sp. B9-8 genome encodes the following:
- a CDS encoding nitrate/nitrite transporter: MDRSFWRSGHTPTLLTAFLYFDLSFMVWYLLGPLQIQIATALSLSTSERGLMVATPILAGALLRLVLGVFVDRIGAKRTGFFAQLIVIFALLSAWQLGVHSMAEALLLGVFLGFAGAAFAVALPLASRWYPPQHQGTAMGIAGAGNSGTVFAALFAPVLAIIFGWQNVFGLAVIPLLFALVLYTVFAKDAPGSVNPKSMSDYAKVLNNKDAWLFMGFYAITFGGFSGFASALPGYFHDQFGFAPKMAGWYTAACVLAGSAMRPLGGVIADRIGGTRTLLIVYVCSAVLIGLTGLGLGGSSVAVCLFVGAMLCLGAGNGALFQLVPQRFGKELGVMTGLIGMAGGVGGFALAAGLGMVKQATGNYSLGLWLFSFLSLIAWYGLSGVKVRWRSALGGDLAQARI, translated from the coding sequence ATGGATCGTAGCTTTTGGCGTTCAGGCCATACTCCCACTCTTCTTACTGCTTTTCTCTATTTTGATCTGAGTTTTATGGTCTGGTATCTGCTTGGCCCCTTGCAGATACAGATTGCCACGGCGCTGAGCTTATCGACCAGCGAGCGTGGCCTGATGGTGGCCACGCCCATCTTGGCGGGGGCTTTGCTGCGCTTGGTTTTAGGCGTGTTTGTGGATCGCATTGGTGCCAAGCGCACGGGGTTTTTTGCGCAGCTGATTGTGATTTTTGCGCTGTTAAGTGCCTGGCAGCTCGGTGTGCATAGCATGGCAGAAGCGCTGCTACTGGGTGTGTTTCTAGGCTTTGCAGGCGCTGCATTTGCGGTGGCTTTGCCGCTGGCTTCCCGCTGGTATCCACCGCAGCACCAAGGCACGGCGATGGGGATTGCCGGGGCGGGCAATTCTGGCACCGTGTTTGCCGCGCTGTTTGCGCCGGTGTTGGCGATTATATTTGGCTGGCAAAACGTGTTTGGCCTAGCAGTGATTCCTCTTCTCTTTGCCTTAGTGCTCTATACCGTGTTTGCCAAAGATGCACCTGGGTCGGTTAATCCTAAAAGCATGAGCGACTACGCCAAGGTATTAAATAATAAAGATGCTTGGTTATTTATGGGCTTTTACGCCATCACCTTTGGTGGTTTCTCTGGCTTTGCCAGCGCCTTGCCCGGCTACTTTCATGATCAATTTGGCTTTGCACCCAAAATGGCCGGCTGGTACACCGCGGCCTGTGTATTAGCAGGCTCGGCGATGCGCCCGCTCGGCGGTGTGATCGCCGACCGAATCGGCGGTACTCGCACCCTGCTAATTGTTTATGTTTGCTCGGCTGTGTTGATTGGCCTCACCGGCCTTGGCTTAGGCGGATCTAGCGTGGCCGTTTGCCTGTTTGTTGGCGCGATGCTCTGCCTTGGGGCGGGCAACGGTGCGCTGTTTCAACTGGTGCCACAACGCTTTGGCAAAGAGCTGGGCGTAATGACCGGCCTGATCGGCATGGCCGGTGGCGTAGGCGGCTTTGCACTGGCAGCGGGCCTTGGCATGGTGAAACAAGCCACCGGCAACTACAGCCTGGGCCTGTGGCTATTTTCTTTTCTATCCCTCATCGCATGGTACGGCCTCTCCGGCGTGAAAGTACGCTGGCGCAGCGCGCTGGGCGGTGATTTGGCTCAGGCAAGGATTTAA